The following are from one region of the Variovorax sp. V213 genome:
- a CDS encoding peptidase domain-containing ABC transporter, protein MIKFLLPSQLVAEMPEEPGASPYAGALHTAFRAAYPLVKSAAWRSLPISLFGLLPSIFLLQVYDRVLSRSGVSTLAALVSGILFFLCIEFWLRTRRSRLLRNAGAIIDHGVSGALLHSMLNRPLRALEARPASIWHQYFRDVASVRGTVTGGLAQSIFDLPMAIFALVVIGIVALPVLPVVALFLAIMAFLAWWWADEVRTGRVEEVQRGRGLDRMTSEICNARETLKTQANDGPTIEMWRQTYNAWLGESFSKNGQIESARDGTTVLLTVFSVIVVSVGAVSVMEQWMTVGGLVASNMLALKALQPVAGLVSSWRSLAAAKEAAKRLEKVLCEPVEKPPSGMTLPQPLGRVTLKDVSFSFTEGAQKPVLENVDLDIGPGGLHVIVGRNGAGKSTLVKLLSGLYTPTRGVISIGEYDLSQFGREELSRWISYLSQEVYWFGGPLIDTMRRTAPGQSDEQVVAACRLSGAHDFISRLPDGYRTVVGEGGTGFSVGERRKLALAMSFLRKPSVLVLDEPSNDLDFQSERTLLATLLAVAKVRTVVVVTHSLRIVSAATVVYHVTGQGNVEQGTAAVMVPKLFGVKKALVALGDSAVSGDDAEALPQGNAANRSMA, encoded by the coding sequence ATGATCAAGTTTCTCTTGCCCAGCCAGCTGGTGGCCGAAATGCCCGAGGAGCCCGGTGCCAGTCCGTACGCGGGTGCGCTGCACACCGCGTTCCGGGCTGCCTATCCGTTGGTGAAGAGCGCGGCATGGCGTTCGCTGCCCATCAGCCTGTTCGGCCTGCTGCCTTCGATTTTTCTGCTGCAGGTCTACGACCGCGTGCTGTCGCGCAGCGGCGTCTCGACGCTGGCCGCGCTGGTGAGCGGCATCCTGTTTTTTCTCTGCATCGAGTTCTGGCTGCGCACGCGGCGCTCGCGCCTGCTGCGCAACGCGGGCGCCATCATCGACCACGGCGTTTCGGGGGCGCTGCTCCATTCGATGCTGAACCGCCCGCTTCGTGCGCTCGAGGCGCGTCCGGCCTCGATCTGGCACCAGTACTTCCGCGACGTGGCCTCGGTGCGCGGCACCGTCACCGGCGGCCTGGCGCAATCGATCTTCGACCTGCCGATGGCGATCTTCGCGCTGGTGGTGATCGGCATCGTGGCCTTGCCCGTGCTGCCGGTGGTGGCGCTGTTCCTTGCCATCATGGCGTTCCTGGCCTGGTGGTGGGCCGACGAGGTGCGCACCGGCCGCGTCGAGGAAGTGCAGCGCGGCCGCGGGCTCGACCGCATGACCTCGGAAATCTGCAACGCGCGCGAAACGCTCAAGACGCAGGCAAACGACGGACCGACCATCGAGATGTGGCGCCAGACCTATAACGCCTGGCTGGGCGAAAGCTTCAGCAAGAACGGCCAGATCGAAAGCGCGCGCGACGGCACCACAGTGCTGCTGACGGTGTTCTCGGTCATCGTGGTGAGCGTGGGCGCTGTGTCGGTCATGGAGCAATGGATGACGGTCGGCGGGCTGGTCGCCTCGAACATGCTGGCGCTCAAGGCACTGCAGCCTGTGGCCGGGCTGGTGTCGAGCTGGCGTTCTCTGGCCGCCGCGAAGGAAGCGGCAAAGCGGCTCGAAAAGGTGCTCTGCGAGCCGGTCGAAAAGCCGCCCTCGGGCATGACGCTGCCGCAACCGCTCGGCCGTGTCACGCTGAAGGACGTGAGCTTCAGCTTCACGGAAGGTGCGCAGAAACCGGTGCTTGAGAACGTCGATCTCGACATCGGGCCGGGCGGCCTTCATGTGATCGTCGGGCGCAACGGCGCCGGCAAGTCGACGCTGGTCAAGCTGCTCTCGGGCCTGTACACGCCCACGCGCGGCGTCATCAGCATCGGCGAATACGATCTTTCGCAGTTCGGGCGCGAAGAGCTCTCGCGCTGGATCAGCTATCTCTCGCAGGAGGTCTACTGGTTTGGCGGGCCGCTGATCGACACCATGCGCCGCACCGCTCCCGGCCAGAGCGACGAGCAGGTGGTGGCGGCCTGCAGGCTTTCGGGCGCGCACGACTTCATCTCGCGGCTGCCCGACGGCTACCGCACCGTGGTCGGCGAGGGCGGCACCGGTTTCTCGGTGGGTGAGCGGCGCAAGCTCGCGCTGGCCATGAGCTTCCTGCGCAAGCCTTCGGTGCTGGTGCTCGACGAGCCAAGCAACGACCTCGACTTCCAGAGCGAACGCACGCTCCTCGCCACGCTGCTTGCGGTGGCCAAGGTGCGCACCGTGGTGGTGGTCACGCACTCGCTGCGCATCGTCTCGGCAGCCACCGTGGTCTATCACGTGACGGGGCAGGGCAATGTCGAACAGGGAACGGCGGCCGTCATGGTGCCGAAGCTGTTCGGGGTCAAGAAGGCCTTGGTGGCCTTGGGCGATTCCGCCGTCAGCGGCGACGATGCCGAGGCGCTGCCGCAGGGCAACGCCGCGAACCGTTCCATGGCTTGA
- a CDS encoding OmpA family protein, with product MNNSSSYRILTVVALAASLAACGTAIKSGREDATYYYSNKGTPVAKVEPPPPAPPVENGPVGVARIVYFDFDKYDVKPQYRSVVEAHANFLRNRPASKVMIEGHTDSRGGREYNLALAQRRAESVQRALTQLGVPGERIEAVSWGMEKPASPATTEEGYQLNRRAEFSYR from the coding sequence ATGAACAACAGCAGCAGCTATCGGATATTGACCGTCGTCGCGCTCGCGGCAAGCCTTGCCGCCTGCGGAACGGCGATCAAGAGCGGGCGCGAAGACGCTACCTACTACTACTCGAACAAGGGCACTCCGGTCGCGAAGGTGGAGCCGCCTCCGCCCGCGCCGCCGGTCGAGAACGGCCCGGTCGGCGTGGCGAGGATCGTGTATTTCGACTTCGACAAGTACGACGTCAAGCCGCAGTACCGCAGCGTGGTGGAAGCGCACGCGAACTTTCTCCGGAACCGTCCCGCGAGCAAGGTGATGATCGAAGGCCACACCGATTCGCGCGGCGGCCGCGAATACAACCTCGCGCTGGCCCAGCGCCGAGCCGAGTCCGTGCAGCGTGCGCTCACGCAGCTTGGCGTGCCGGGCGAGCGCATCGAGGCCGTCAGCTGGGGCATGGAAAAACCCGCGTCCCCCGCAACCACCGAGGAGGGCTATCAGCTCAATCGCAGAGCCGAATTCAGCTACCGCTGA
- a CDS encoding Mur ligase family protein: MMSFSDQLQACHERLVSVCAALPAPYPAFTLFFSVSDGSQRAHVVHARAAGFEAAWREGAEAVERRVREYGLVSPWLRIDWVEGASPMDWAQFKAQLAAVKRNYFRLGLAFDKSFEIAFTEQELNANAMLCGDSTIAHAVVNARNFEVYGQARFARAPLLDLPADQPVYLLATAGVFCQSDGVVHKLVGTGLDAGRRQAPALNSQSVLELVRSGSAYLARQVQGDGLFAYGYFPCFDRRISTYDVSRHAGALHAMIEAWELTRDDKLRAAIDHALDYLANSLIRHYRLADGTQLAFLIDTGEEIRLGGNAACVLALVKYCETMDTRDWLPLLEKLALGIAWLQDAATGRFNHVLHAADLQLKQASHAVFHDGQATVGLMRLYDLTRDARWLVVVEKAFDHFIASQHWQAHDHWLSCCVNELTRWSPQEKYFRFGLQNVAGYLDFVLDRKTTFPTLLELMLAAQQMLQRLEGMPAMRHLLDELDTEKFYRALEYRAHYLQNGFFWPEMAMYFRRPSTIAGAFFIRHHAFRVRIDDVAQYVSGFVAYHRYLLERRALPGAGSVKDDGAPWTASEMARVTSGEWVVRPDDGWRAGGVAQRSFLRKGRVVFEHQARPARAPLAAVALKGVLQPAAAVLCADAAPHLDKRVPVLQVANVQQAVLALGAHARTEFGGRVCGVLGSGAGSSTVAAMLAETLAVWGEVGRPEGNVSLPSGLAWNLTCMPRHAAYWVLEMGSPHILASTQLVRPMVTVVTGLSSASQKHRGPSEAAARLDSHIFEGMAPGDTAVLNRDLPEFATFAEAAMAQQLQIVTYGEHKGADMRLLAFDHGEVQALVLGEPFQLRLNAPGRHMGASAVAALAALQAMRLKLSAAVEPFARFEPPGGRGALHTIHIGGGSFKLIDETYDANPSSMRAALELLSQAPCEPARRVAILGDMQELGPAAQRHHLELEPELLASQPDRVLLCGPLMRALHARIRTKVRSHWFVDVSDLSTALGGLLQPGDWVLAKSSAGVGLSRLARVLKALP; this comes from the coding sequence ATGATGTCCTTCTCCGACCAGCTCCAGGCCTGCCACGAGCGTCTGGTCTCGGTATGTGCGGCGCTGCCGGCGCCTTATCCGGCCTTCACGCTTTTCTTCTCGGTGAGCGACGGTTCGCAGCGCGCGCACGTGGTGCACGCGCGTGCGGCCGGGTTCGAGGCCGCGTGGCGCGAAGGCGCCGAGGCCGTGGAGCGCCGGGTGCGCGAATACGGCCTGGTCTCGCCATGGCTGCGCATCGATTGGGTCGAGGGCGCAAGCCCGATGGATTGGGCGCAGTTCAAGGCGCAGCTCGCCGCCGTCAAGCGCAACTACTTTCGCCTTGGCCTGGCTTTCGACAAGAGCTTCGAGATCGCGTTCACCGAGCAGGAACTCAACGCCAACGCGATGCTGTGCGGCGACTCGACCATTGCGCATGCGGTGGTCAATGCGCGCAACTTCGAGGTCTACGGCCAGGCGCGCTTCGCACGTGCGCCGCTGCTCGACTTGCCGGCGGACCAGCCGGTCTACCTGCTTGCGACCGCAGGTGTCTTCTGCCAATCGGACGGCGTCGTGCACAAGCTCGTCGGCACGGGGCTCGATGCCGGTCGGCGCCAGGCGCCGGCGCTCAATTCGCAGTCGGTGCTCGAACTCGTGCGCAGCGGCTCGGCTTATCTTGCGCGCCAGGTGCAGGGCGACGGGTTGTTTGCGTACGGCTACTTTCCGTGCTTCGACCGCCGCATTTCCACGTATGACGTGTCGCGCCACGCGGGTGCGCTCCACGCCATGATCGAGGCGTGGGAGCTCACGCGGGACGACAAGCTGCGTGCTGCCATCGACCACGCGCTCGACTATCTCGCGAATTCGCTCATACGCCACTACAGGCTCGCGGACGGCACCCAGCTCGCCTTCCTCATCGACACTGGTGAAGAAATCAGGCTGGGCGGCAATGCCGCCTGCGTGCTCGCGCTGGTGAAGTATTGCGAGACGATGGACACGCGCGACTGGTTGCCGTTGCTGGAGAAATTGGCGCTGGGCATCGCATGGCTGCAGGACGCCGCCACGGGCCGTTTCAACCACGTGCTTCATGCCGCCGACCTGCAGCTGAAGCAGGCCTCGCACGCTGTCTTCCATGACGGCCAGGCGACCGTCGGCCTCATGCGCCTGTACGACCTCACGCGCGATGCCAGATGGCTGGTGGTGGTCGAGAAGGCCTTCGACCATTTCATTGCGAGCCAGCACTGGCAGGCGCACGACCACTGGCTGAGCTGCTGCGTCAACGAACTCACGCGCTGGAGCCCGCAGGAAAAGTACTTTCGCTTCGGCCTGCAGAACGTGGCCGGGTACCTGGACTTCGTGCTCGACCGCAAGACCACCTTTCCCACGCTGCTCGAGCTCATGCTGGCGGCGCAGCAGATGCTCCAGCGGCTCGAGGGCATGCCCGCAATGCGGCACCTGCTCGACGAGCTCGACACGGAGAAGTTCTACCGCGCGCTCGAGTACCGCGCCCACTATCTGCAGAACGGCTTCTTCTGGCCCGAGATGGCGATGTACTTCCGGCGGCCGTCCACCATCGCCGGCGCGTTCTTCATCCGGCATCACGCGTTCCGCGTGCGCATCGACGACGTGGCGCAGTATGTGTCCGGCTTCGTGGCCTATCACCGCTACCTGCTGGAGCGGCGAGCCTTGCCCGGTGCCGGCAGCGTGAAAGACGACGGCGCTCCCTGGACCGCGAGCGAAATGGCGCGCGTGACCAGCGGCGAATGGGTGGTCAGGCCGGACGATGGCTGGCGCGCCGGCGGCGTGGCGCAACGCTCCTTCCTGCGCAAGGGGCGGGTGGTGTTCGAGCACCAGGCACGGCCCGCCAGGGCGCCGCTGGCCGCCGTGGCGCTCAAGGGCGTGTTGCAGCCTGCGGCCGCCGTGCTGTGCGCCGACGCCGCACCGCATCTGGACAAGCGGGTGCCCGTGCTCCAGGTTGCCAACGTGCAGCAGGCCGTGCTGGCATTGGGCGCGCATGCGCGCACCGAGTTCGGCGGGCGTGTCTGCGGCGTGCTGGGCAGTGGCGCCGGCAGCAGCACCGTGGCCGCGATGCTGGCCGAGACCCTGGCGGTGTGGGGCGAAGTCGGCCGGCCCGAGGGCAACGTCAGCCTCCCCTCGGGCCTCGCCTGGAACCTGACCTGCATGCCGCGGCACGCGGCCTATTGGGTGTTGGAGATGGGCTCGCCGCACATCCTCGCGTCGACGCAACTGGTGCGGCCGATGGTGACGGTGGTGACGGGGCTTTCATCCGCTTCGCAGAAACACCGCGGACCCTCGGAGGCCGCCGCGCGCCTGGACAGCCACATCTTCGAAGGCATGGCACCTGGCGACACTGCCGTCTTGAACCGCGACCTTCCCGAGTTCGCGACCTTTGCCGAGGCCGCGATGGCGCAACAGCTCCAGATCGTGACCTATGGCGAGCACAAGGGCGCCGACATGCGGCTGCTCGCGTTCGATCACGGCGAGGTCCAGGCCCTTGTGCTCGGCGAGCCATTCCAGCTTCGCCTCAATGCGCCGGGGCGACACATGGGCGCCAGCGCGGTGGCCGCTCTGGCCGCGTTGCAGGCGATGCGCCTGAAGCTGTCTGCCGCAGTCGAGCCCTTCGCGCGCTTCGAGCCGCCGGGCGGGCGTGGCGCGCTGCACACCATCCACATCGGCGGCGGCAGCTTCAAGCTGATCGACGAGACCTACGACGCCAACCCGAGCTCGATGCGTGCCGCGCTCGAGCTGTTGTCGCAGGCGCCCTGCGAGCCGGCGCGGCGCGTGGCGATTCTTGGTGACATGCAGGAGCTCGGTCCGGCCGCGCAGCGGCATCACCTCGAGCTCGAGCCGGAACTGCTCGCATCGCAGCCTGACCGCGTGCTGCTGTGCGGCCCGCTCATGCGTGCGCTGCACGCGCGCATCCGCACCAAGGTCAGGTCGCACTGGTTCGTCGATGTGTCCGACCTGTCGACCGCGCTCGGGGGCCTGCTGCAGCCGGGCGACTGGGTGCTGGCCAAGAGTTCCGCTGGCGTCGGCCTGTCCCGGCTGGCCCGTGTATTGAAAGCATTGCCATGA